Proteins encoded within one genomic window of Anopheles gambiae chromosome 3, idAnoGambNW_F1_1, whole genome shotgun sequence:
- the LOC1271242 gene encoding uncharacterized protein LOC1271242 isoform X4, translating into MKVDLHHNNSYSSSPHFWVGALWCTVGVIIFGAVAVISCWIKRCRHSVRYQQYTALDSGIGAPDRSPRERAARERAYAACQEWLQNTGGRYESIAHLDDIGSRSNKHWFLLNDCTIRTDRLMTLLPLPPDCIALEELPPSECPQGVLMELLGSLQHPYIYPVLDLGFFPSDSHQYTSLVMPFNPRGSLKDLIYKSQWNEPWSRKYTRKSTCLPLSQVQRLGRQILEALLFLRERGIPSHGHLHSGNVILQNGVARLSGLENGLLGLNSRVNAVIWARSAPDIDNIDVICFGHLLFEMCAGYELTSPQPTPGHYQLDLERYPQVVDVLQMIFESPDGRYPTVEELVLCDIFRNIDLREMRGTCVPSFKHGLSSSTLSLLNAVRRRQGAILSGSYSEGSSPCTPPSTPRDRKTGDVESSDLSSSDSEDLLDEIVIASARIDDPCHYDPLSSPIHYCDNNVHSDDNSNSNNHNNNTIIRIDSIEEAHGSGTSPSSGAAAASVAGGSGGPAAGAPVCLNPSSAYKNSKSRRMEYSRRGMMLGLSNPSQDSAFGSMTDGESSRASSFKLSSFASMNSPIDEGVEDLLAEQIGLPAAGTATGTDNLATTIANMKYIDSTGSSPCHDYHHHQQQQQHQSQMLPQTSGYGTVVCAVSSSRTEPSIASRDISPSPGPRFLEPPKLMINNHSSTTTNSSLCYTLSPLRKCATTEVFSQKYRVSSFEDMSYNSIARKSIKNTSRKIFRSFEEERRIDSAFMPIDTTRPPAPPSGGKLQQQLSLPPMLTPSPKHVPSPVSPSRKYHTAQSYQNLHTIVPTARERGLQWRSNLIKSNECLFETSFNSVSPAAQHHHHQQHHQFRSVSSFSGSHHLRSHGSQDLPTTASGSEMSCDRFILTPEPLPPGSPSRTPSVTSTAISSPSASLASTSRMRPNRTDRQQLFSLARFKHSTILDSVSIEDFSSEMSLRGAASTVSRRSNSPASPSSRSAASGASTSSTGDGATTLEYEAKPLTSDLTCTSDASDTTSEDATSVSTTDTSLLKSPVPQRTTPAAPPLSGEQHYIVRHKHAARDVRQYLDDGAGGPAGDEYGASGSEEKTPLLDGMELSPISPTESEQML; encoded by the exons ACACAGCGTACGCTACCAGCAGTATACGGCACTGGACAGTGGCATCGGGGCGCCGGATCGCAGCCCGCGCGAACGAGCGGCCCGGGAGCGAGCGTACGCCGCGTGCCAGGAATGGCTGCAGAACACGGGCGGCCGGTACGAGTCCATCGCACACCTAGATGACATCGGGTCGCGCTCCAATAAGCACTGGTTCCTGCTGAACGACTGCACG ATACGTACCGATCGGTTGATGACACTGCTACCATTACCTCCCGACTGTATTGCCTTAGAGGAGCTGCCCCCGTCTGAGTGTCCCCAGGGTGTGCTGATGGAGCTGCTCGGCTCGCTGCAGCATCCGTACATCTATCCGGTGCTGGATCTTGGGTTTTTCCCCTCCGACTCGCACCAGTACACCAGCCTCGTGATGCCATTCAATCCCCGCGGCAGTCTGAAGGATCTGATCTACAAG TCTCAATGGAACGAACCGTGGAGTCGCAAGTACACGCGAAAGTCCACCTGTTTGCCCCTGTCGCAGGTGCAGCGGCTCGGGCGACAGATACTGGAGGCGCTGCTGTTCCTTCGCGAGCGCGGCATTCCATCGCACGGCCATCTGCACAGTGGCAATGTCATCCTGCAGAACGGAGTCGCTCG ATTATCCGGGTTGGAGAACGGGCTGCTTGGATTGAACTCGCGCGTTAATGCCGTCATCTGGGCCCGGTCCGCGCCGGACATCGACAACATCGACGTCATCTGCTTCGGCCATCTGCTGTTCGAGATGTGCGCCGGGTACGAGCTGACCTCGCCGCAGCCAACGCCCGGCCACTATCAGCTCGATCTCGAGCGGTACCCGCAG GTGGTCGATGTGCTGCAGATGATCTTCGAGTCGCCGGATGGCCGCTACCCGACGGTGGAGGAGCTCGTGCTTTGTGATATTTTCCGCAATATCGATTTAAGAGAAATGCGAGGAACATGTGTGCCT TCCTTCAAACACGGTTTGAGCAGCTCCACCCTGAGCTTACTGAATGCGGTCCGGCGTCGCCAGGGTGCCATCCTGAGCGGTTCGTACAGCGAGGGCAGCTCGCCCTGCACACCACCGTCGACGCCGCGCGATCGGAAAACCGG TGATGTAGAATCCTCCGATCTGTCTAGTAGTGATTCTGAAGATCTGTTAGATGAAATAGTTATAGCGTCAGCCCGCATCGACGATCCATGCCATTACGATCCACTGAGCTCGCCGATACATTACTGTGACAATAATGTCCACTCGGACGATAACAGCAATAgtaacaaccacaacaacaacacaatcaTTCGTATAGATTCGATCGAAGAAGCGCACGGGTCCGGCACGTCGCCGTCGTCGGGGGCGGCGGCTGCGTCGGTGGCGGGCGGTTCGGGCGGCCCGGCGGCCGGTGCGCCCGTCTGTCTCAACCCGTCCTCCGCGTACAAGAACTCCAAGTCGCGCCGCATGGAGTACAGCCGGCGCGGCATGATGCTCGGGCTCAGCAACCCCTCGCAAGACTCCGCGTTCGGTTCCATGACGGACGGCGAATCGTCCAGGGCGTCCAGCTTTAAGCTGAGCAGCTTCGCCTCGATGAACTCGCCGATCGACGAGGGCGTGGAGGATCTGCTGGCGGAGCAGATAGGGCTGCCGGCGGCCGGTACCGCCACCGGGACGGACAACCTCGCGACCACGATTGCCAACATGAAGTACATCGATTCGACTGGGTCGTCCCCCTGCCACGactatcatcatcaccagcagcagcagcagcatcagtcGCAGATGCTGCCGCAAACGTCCGGCTACGGCACtgtcgtgtgtgcggtgagCAGCTCCCGAACGGAACCCTCGATCGCATCGCGTGACATCTCGCCCAGCCCTGGGCCTCGCTTTCTGGAGCCTCCCAAGCTCATGATCAACAATCACTCATCCACGACGACGAACTCATCGCTCTGCTACACACTCTCCCCGCTGCGCAAGTGCGCCACGACCGAGGTGTTCTCGCAGAAGTATCGCGTCTCCTCGTTCGAGGACATGTCGTACAACTCAATCGCGCGCAAGTCAATCAAAAACACGAGCCGCAAGATCTTCCGCTCGTTCGAGGAGGAGCGGCGCATCGATTCGGCCTTCATGCCGATCGACACGACGCGGCCGCCGGCCCCACCGTCGGGCGGCAAACTTCAGCAGCAACTCTCCCTGCCGCCGATGCTGACCCCGTCGCCCAAGCACGTGCCGTCGCCGGTGTCGCCCTCGCGCAAGTACCACACCGCGCAGTCCTACCAGAACCTGCACACGATCGTACCGACGGCCCGGGAGCGCGGTTTGCAGTGGCGCAGCAACTTGATCAAATCGAACGAGTGTCTGTTCGAGACGTCGTTCAACAGTGTCTCGCCCGCCgcacagcaccaccatcaccagcaacaCCATCAGTTCCGCTCAGTGTCCAGCTTTTCCGGCAGCCATCATCTCCGGTCGCACGGTTCGCAGGATCTCCCCACAACCGCGAGCGGCAGTGAGATGAGTTGCGACCGGTTCATCCTTACCCCGGAACCGCTCCCACCCGGCAGCCCGTCCCGTACACCCTCCGTCACGTCCACCGCAATCTCGTCCCCGTCCGCATCGCTCGCGTCCACGAGCCGGATGCgcccgaaccgaaccgaccgGCAGCAGCTCTTCTCGCTCGCCCGGTTCAAGCACAGCACAATCCTGGACAGTGTGTCCATCGAGGACTTCTCCTCGGAAATGTCACTGCGCGGGGCGGCCTCGACCGTCTCGCGGCGCTCCAACAGCCCGGCCAGCCCCTCCAGCCGCAGTGCGGCCAGCGGTGCGTCCACCTCGTCCACCGGCGACGGGGCGACCACGCTCGAGTACGAGGCGAAACCGCTCACCTCCGACCTTACCTGCACGTCGGACGCGTCCGACACGACCAGCGAGGATGCGACCAGCGTCAGCACGACGGACACCTCCCTGCTCAAGTCACCGGTGCCGCAGCGGACGACACCGGCGGCGCCCCCGCTGTCCGGCGAGCAGCACTACATCGTGCGCCACAAGCATGCCGCGCGCGACGTACGCCAGTACCTGGACGATGGGGCGGGCGGGCCGGCCGGCGACGAGTACGGGGCCAGTGGCAGCGAGGAGAAGACGCCCCTGCTGGACGGTATGGAGCTGTCGCCGATCTCGCCGACCGAATCGGAGCAAATGTTGTGA